Proteins co-encoded in one Candidatus Thiodictyon syntrophicum genomic window:
- a CDS encoding helix-turn-helix domain-containing protein has protein sequence MDIRPIWTEPDYEAALDEIATLMGDDPLLGTPEGDHLDVLITLVQAYEAQYHSVPPPDPVAAIKFNVFQTPAGHG, from the coding sequence ATGGATATTCGTCCGATCTGGACCGAGCCGGATTACGAAGCGGCACTCGACGAGATCGCCACGCTGATGGGTGACGATCCGCTGCTTGGCACTCCTGAGGGCGACCATTTGGACGTACTGATCACCTTGGTACAGGCGTATGAGGCACAGTATCATTCCGTGCCGCCACCCGATCCGGTCGCGGCCATCAAGTTCAACGTCTTTCAGACACCAGCAGGGCACGGATGA
- a CDS encoding transposase: MAAIELSLFDWCDVEARSDLDRFYLVRDHLPDARLVQYLEVMRGQGRDDYPVPAMWNALLAGVVFQHPSSEALLRELGRNPALRQACGFAVLPFQKKPLAQLLPDAATGRLTIVYAAPPAAHAAVPSSWNFSRFLANVIELEETLGMVTEMITTLREQLMEVLPEFGCHLGYDGKAIDSHSTGRISRTTGATSDPDADWGKHETSGVDARTGKSWNKIKSWFGYGVHLIADTQYEIPVAMHLTPASHSEQIQLRVMLKETFAETPDLAERCRDFSADRGLDSAETKTLLWDTYAIRPLIDTRELWREEKQHPDYDPGKPITRPLFPARVDTIVHTEKGSVHCICPQTGEQRDLAFQGFEADRNALKYRCPAAAYGLECQGRER, encoded by the coding sequence ATGGCGGCCATTGAACTGAGCTTATTTGACTGGTGCGATGTTGAAGCGCGCAGCGATCTGGATCGCTTCTACCTGGTGCGCGATCATCTCCCAGACGCGCGGTTGGTGCAATACCTGGAGGTCATGCGCGGGCAGGGACGCGATGACTATCCGGTGCCGGCGATGTGGAACGCGCTCCTGGCCGGGGTAGTGTTCCAGCACCCCTCGAGCGAGGCCCTCCTGCGCGAACTCGGGCGCAATCCGGCGTTGCGCCAAGCCTGCGGCTTCGCGGTGTTGCCGTTCCAGAAAAAACCCCTGGCGCAGTTGCTGCCGGACGCCGCCACGGGGCGGCTGACCATCGTCTATGCGGCGCCGCCAGCCGCCCACGCCGCGGTGCCCAGCAGTTGGAATTTCTCGCGTTTTCTCGCTAACGTCATCGAACTGGAGGAGACGCTGGGGATGGTGACGGAGATGATCACGACACTGCGTGAGCAACTGATGGAGGTCTTACCGGAATTCGGGTGCCACCTGGGCTACGACGGCAAGGCGATCGACAGCCACAGTACCGGGCGGATCAGTCGCACGACCGGGGCGACCTCCGATCCCGATGCCGACTGGGGCAAGCACGAGACCAGCGGGGTCGACGCGCGCACCGGTAAGTCCTGGAACAAGATCAAGAGTTGGTTTGGCTATGGCGTGCACCTGATCGCCGACACCCAGTATGAAATCCCGGTGGCGATGCACCTGACCCCCGCCTCCCATTCCGAGCAGATCCAACTGCGCGTCATGCTCAAGGAGACCTTCGCCGAAACGCCCGACTTGGCTGAGCGCTGCCGTGACTTCAGTGCCGATCGCGGCCTCGACAGTGCTGAGACCAAGACCCTGCTGTGGGACACCTACGCCATCCGCCCCCTGATCGACACCCGCGAACTGTGGCGCGAGGAGAAGCAACACCCCGACTACGATCCCGGCAAACCCATCACCCGTCCGCTGTTTCCGGCGCGGGTCGACACCATTGTCCATACCGAAAAAGGCAGCGTCCACTGCATTTGCCCGCAGACCGGAGAACAGCGCGATTTAGCCTTCCAGGGCTTCGAGGCCGATCGCAATGCACTCAAATACCGCTGCCCGGCCGCCGCCTATGGACTGGAGTGCCAGGGTCGGGAACGCTGA
- a CDS encoding PEP-utilizing enzyme has protein sequence MDANPEDIHGVVASEGILTSHGGKTSDAAVVARGMGKCRVAGAEGGHVDVERCIAVPGRRSGRVAPHVSGDHQVLAAEVQGCQPPPWRGQARRSLRGAGRRSGDAARLAPACRSASAAHEAAPCDAGPSAAKVQPGDRYRGFHLGSRSPSVGGDSDRSDARTPGRFRQPCANPCRDPATHD, from the coding sequence TTGGACGCCAACCCGGAAGACATCCACGGCGTCGTCGCCTCCGAGGGCATCCTGACTTCGCACGGCGGGAAGACCTCCGACGCGGCGGTCGTTGCTCGCGGCATGGGCAAGTGCCGCGTCGCCGGTGCCGAGGGCGGCCACGTCGATGTGGAACGGTGCATCGCCGTCCCGGGCAGAAGATCGGGGCGAGTCGCTCCCCACGTCTCTGGAGACCATCAGGTTCTTGCCGCTGAGGTGCAAGGATGCCAGCCACCGCCATGGCGAGGACAGGCTCGTCGATCGCTGCGCGGGGCTGGCCGGCGGTCAGGCGATGCGGCTAGACTGGCGCCAGCTTGCCGATCGGCGTCCGCGGCACACGAGGCCGCGCCCTGCGACGCGGGACCCAGCGCGGCGAAGGTCCAGCCCGGTGATCGCTACCGCGGGTTCCATCTCGGGAGCCGCTCGCCGAGCGTGGGCGGTGACAGCGACCGGTCCGACGCGCGGACTCCGGGTCGGTTCCGGCAACCCTGTGCAAACCCTTGTCGAGACCCGGCAACCCATGACTGA
- the hsdR gene encoding EcoAI/FtnUII family type I restriction enzme subunit R, which translates to MNKKALTEADIRTKFITPALVGANGEKWDLMTQVREEVYFTKGRVIVRGKSVKRGVARRADYILVYKPQIPLALIEVKDNNHAVGDGMQQALDCAEMLDIPFVYSSNGDAFLEHDRTVTAGAVTREIPLDQFPSPEELWARYCKAKGLTGSQAAVATQDYFDDGSGKTPRYYQLIAINRTVEAVARGENRILLVMATGTGKTYTAFQIIWRLWRSGTKKRILFLVDRNILADQTKTNDFKPFGQAMTKITNRTVDKSFEIYLCLYQAVTGTDEEQNIYKQFSPDFFDLVFIDECHRGNAADDAAWRKVLEYFSKATQIGMTATPKETRDVSNIDYFGDPLYTYSLRQGIADGFLAPYKVVRIGLDRDLDGWRPELGQADKFGHAIQDREYNDSDYDRNLILEQRTIRVAAKITEFLKATDRFAKTIVFCQNIDHAERMRQALVNANPDLAAANSKYVMRITGDNDEGKAQLDNFIDPESTFPVIAVTSQLMSTGVDAQTCQLIVLDKRINSMTEFKQIIGRGTRINEDYNKLYFTIMDFRRATALFADPEFDGDPVQIYEPGPDQPPIPPEDEPPAGDGEAGGEGDADPFDGQNDPRGPGVRRYYVDDVEVRVVTERVQYLDADGRLITESLRDYSRKTLRKAYASLDAFLTAWNDADRKQAILEELAAKGVFLDELADQVGRDYDAFDLVCHVAFDQPPLTRQERAARVRKRNCFGTYGDKARAVLDALLQKYADAGIRSVKSLDILKVDPLPTLGTPVEIVKLFGGKSAYLAAVRQLETALYQKAA; encoded by the coding sequence GTGAACAAGAAGGCACTGACCGAAGCAGACATTCGCACCAAATTCATCACGCCCGCCCTGGTTGGCGCGAACGGCGAAAAATGGGACCTCATGACGCAGGTGCGCGAGGAGGTCTACTTCACCAAGGGTCGGGTCATCGTTCGCGGAAAGTCGGTGAAGCGTGGCGTGGCGAGAAGGGCCGACTATATCCTCGTTTACAAGCCACAGATCCCGCTGGCCCTCATCGAGGTAAAGGACAACAACCACGCCGTCGGCGACGGCATGCAGCAAGCGCTGGATTGCGCCGAAATGCTTGATATCCCGTTCGTCTACAGTTCCAACGGCGACGCCTTCCTGGAACACGACCGCACGGTGACCGCCGGGGCCGTGACCCGCGAGATACCGCTCGATCAGTTTCCCTCTCCGGAAGAACTCTGGGCGCGCTACTGCAAGGCCAAGGGCTTGACCGGATCACAGGCCGCCGTCGCTACCCAGGACTATTTTGATGACGGCTCAGGTAAGACGCCCCGTTATTACCAACTCATCGCCATCAATCGCACGGTAGAGGCCGTTGCCCGCGGCGAAAACCGCATCCTGCTGGTCATGGCCACGGGTACTGGCAAGACCTACACCGCCTTCCAGATCATCTGGCGCCTGTGGCGATCGGGCACCAAGAAACGTATCCTGTTCCTGGTCGATCGCAACATCCTGGCCGACCAGACCAAGACCAACGACTTCAAGCCATTCGGTCAGGCCATGACCAAGATCACCAATCGGACGGTGGACAAGTCGTTCGAGATCTATCTCTGCCTCTATCAAGCGGTGACCGGTACCGACGAGGAGCAGAACATCTATAAGCAGTTCTCGCCGGATTTCTTTGATCTGGTCTTTATCGACGAGTGCCACCGGGGTAACGCCGCGGATGATGCCGCCTGGCGCAAGGTGCTCGAGTATTTTTCCAAGGCGACCCAGATCGGGATGACCGCCACCCCCAAGGAGACCAGGGACGTATCCAACATCGACTACTTCGGCGACCCCCTCTACACCTACTCCTTGCGGCAGGGCATCGCGGACGGCTTCCTCGCGCCTTACAAGGTGGTACGGATTGGGCTTGACCGGGACCTGGACGGCTGGCGGCCGGAACTGGGGCAGGCCGACAAGTTTGGTCATGCCATTCAAGACCGCGAATACAATGACAGCGACTACGACCGCAACCTCATACTCGAACAGCGCACCATCCGGGTGGCTGCCAAGATCACCGAGTTCCTCAAGGCCACGGATCGCTTCGCCAAGACGATCGTCTTCTGCCAGAACATCGACCATGCCGAGCGTATGCGCCAGGCCCTGGTCAATGCCAATCCGGATTTGGCCGCCGCCAACAGCAAATACGTCATGCGCATTACCGGCGACAACGACGAGGGCAAGGCCCAACTCGACAACTTCATCGACCCGGAATCCACCTTTCCGGTCATCGCTGTAACCTCCCAGCTCATGTCGACCGGTGTGGATGCCCAAACCTGCCAGTTGATCGTGCTCGACAAGCGTATCAACTCTATGACCGAGTTCAAGCAGATCATCGGCCGCGGCACCCGCATCAACGAGGACTACAACAAGCTGTACTTCACCATCATGGACTTCAGGCGGGCCACGGCGCTCTTCGCCGATCCGGAGTTCGACGGCGATCCCGTGCAGATCTACGAGCCGGGTCCCGATCAGCCGCCCATCCCGCCCGAGGATGAGCCCCCGGCAGGGGACGGTGAGGCCGGCGGCGAGGGCGACGCTGATCCCTTCGATGGCCAGAACGACCCTCGTGGCCCTGGCGTCAGACGCTACTATGTCGATGACGTCGAGGTCCGCGTCGTCACCGAGCGCGTCCAGTATCTCGATGCCGACGGCAGACTCATCACCGAGTCACTCAGGGATTATTCGCGCAAGACCCTACGGAAGGCTTACGCCTCCCTGGATGCCTTCCTGACCGCCTGGAACGATGCCGACAGAAAACAGGCCATCCTGGAGGAACTTGCCGCCAAGGGTGTATTTCTCGATGAGTTGGCCGACCAGGTGGGCCGCGATTACGACGCCTTTGATCTGGTTTGCCACGTCGCCTTCGACCAACCACCCCTGACGCGGCAGGAGCGCGCCGCGAGGGTGCGTAAGCGCAATTGCTTCGGCACCTATGGCGACAAGGCCCGCGCCGTCCTTGATGCGCTGCTCCAGAAATACGCCGACGCCGGCATCCGCAGCGTCAAGTCCCTCGACATCCTGAAGGTGGACCCGCTACCTACCCTGGGTACCCCGGTGGAGATCGTCAAGCTCTTTGGCGGCAAGAGCGCCTATCTCGCCGCCGTGCGCCAACTCGAAACCGCCCTGTACCAGAAGGCCGCTTAA
- a CDS encoding type I restriction-modification system subunit M, which produces MPNVSNLVKTIQDIMRKDAGTYGDAQRLEQLGWMFLLKIFDDREKELELLRDDYRSPLPANLRWSNWAANDEGITGDALLDFVDDSLLPRLKTLTGGGDRISGLIRMSFEDANNYMKNGTLMRQVINKINGIDFNASDDRHLFGDIYEKLLKDLQSAGNAGEFYTPRAVTQFIVEQVDPRLGETILDPACGTGGFLTCTIEHLRKQARTEADERTIQDCFAGIEKKHLPHVLCMTNLLLHGIDVPSNVRHDNTLARPLRDWGPKERMDVIVTNPPFGGMEEDGIEANFPAEFRTRETADLFLVLLMKILKPGGRAGLVLPDGTLFGEGVKTRIKEALLTDCNLHTIVRLPNGVFNPYTGIRTNLLFFTKGAPTTHVWYYEHPYPPGAKSYNKGKPIRIEEFEGERAWWGTAADGFAARVENERAWRVSLDQIKAGNFNLDLKNPHNPDTGPGDLDYLLPEYERLLAQIAETRAELKAQLMEALTR; this is translated from the coding sequence ATGCCGAATGTTTCCAACCTCGTCAAGACCATCCAGGACATCATGCGCAAGGACGCCGGCACCTACGGCGATGCCCAGCGGCTCGAACAACTCGGCTGGATGTTCCTGCTCAAGATCTTCGACGACCGCGAGAAGGAACTGGAACTGCTGCGCGACGACTACCGCTCCCCGCTCCCGGCCAACCTGCGCTGGTCCAATTGGGCCGCGAACGACGAGGGCATCACCGGCGACGCCCTGCTCGACTTCGTCGATGACAGTCTCCTGCCGCGGCTCAAGACCCTGACCGGCGGTGGCGACCGGATCAGCGGGCTCATCCGCATGAGCTTCGAGGATGCCAACAACTATATGAAGAACGGCACCCTGATGCGGCAGGTGATCAACAAGATCAATGGGATCGATTTCAACGCCTCCGATGACCGCCACCTGTTCGGCGACATCTACGAGAAGCTGCTGAAGGACCTGCAATCCGCGGGCAATGCCGGGGAGTTCTACACCCCGCGCGCCGTCACCCAATTCATCGTCGAGCAGGTCGACCCCCGCCTCGGCGAGACCATCCTCGATCCCGCCTGCGGCACCGGCGGCTTCCTCACCTGCACCATCGAGCACCTGCGCAAGCAGGCCAGGACCGAGGCCGACGAGCGGACGATCCAGGACTGCTTCGCCGGGATCGAGAAGAAGCACCTGCCCCATGTGCTGTGCATGACCAATCTGCTCCTGCACGGCATCGACGTGCCTTCCAACGTCCGCCACGACAACACACTCGCCCGTCCCCTGCGCGACTGGGGTCCGAAGGAGCGGATGGACGTCATCGTCACCAACCCGCCCTTCGGCGGCATGGAGGAGGACGGCATCGAGGCGAATTTCCCGGCCGAATTCCGCACCCGCGAGACCGCCGATTTATTCCTCGTGTTGCTGATGAAGATCCTCAAGCCCGGCGGACGCGCCGGTCTGGTACTGCCCGACGGCACGCTCTTCGGCGAGGGTGTCAAGACCCGCATCAAGGAGGCCCTGCTCACCGACTGCAACCTGCACACCATCGTGCGCCTGCCCAACGGCGTATTCAATCCCTACACCGGCATCCGCACCAACCTGCTCTTCTTCACCAAGGGCGCGCCCACCACCCACGTCTGGTATTACGAGCACCCCTATCCGCCCGGCGCCAAGAGCTACAACAAGGGCAAGCCCATCCGGATCGAGGAGTTTGAGGGCGAGCGCGCCTGGTGGGGAACGGCCGCGGACGGCTTCGCTGCCCGGGTGGAAAACGAGCGGGCCTGGCGCGTCTCACTCGACCAGATCAAGGCCGGCAACTTCAACCTCGATCTCAAGAACCCGCACAACCCGGACACCGGACCAGGGGACCTGGACTACCTGCTGCCGGAGTACGAACGGCTGCTGGCTCAGATCGCCGAGACGCGCGCAGAGTTGAAGGCGCAACTCATGGAGGCCCTGACGCGATGA
- a CDS encoding PDDEXK nuclease domain-containing protein, translating into MKTQELAIYRDLLGDIKTRLRQAQHRAALCANAEMILLYWDIGRMIAARQQQEGWGAGVIPRLALDLKNELPEQKGFSERNIKRMVQFWSAYPNLFQIGPRVVAQLLPLAKTPVATLTPDMAAKDNLGPQDLAQLSWAHNIVLLQIKDLSTRLWYARQTLEQGWSRDTLTVQIKHRTHERQGVAVTNFASTLPEPHASLAQGLLKDPYLFDFLTLEEPFHERELETGLLAHIQKFLIELGRGFAFVGRQYRLEVSDREFYLDLLFYHLHLRCFIVVDLKKGDFKPEYAGKMNFYCSVVDDQLRHQHDAPTIGLILCQTKDRILAEYALRDINKPIGVADYELTRALPAALASTLPSIEDIEAELLQSMKDEG; encoded by the coding sequence ATGAAGACACAGGAACTCGCTATCTACCGCGACCTGCTCGGCGACATCAAGACCCGCCTCCGCCAGGCCCAGCATCGCGCCGCCCTCTGCGCCAACGCCGAGATGATCCTGCTATATTGGGACATCGGCCGCATGATCGCCGCCCGGCAGCAGCAGGAGGGCTGGGGCGCGGGTGTCATCCCGCGACTCGCTCTCGATCTCAAGAACGAGCTACCTGAGCAGAAGGGATTTTCCGAACGGAACATCAAGCGGATGGTTCAGTTCTGGTCGGCCTATCCAAACCTGTTTCAGATTGGGCCACGGGTGGTGGCCCAATTGCTTCCACTTGCGAAGACGCCTGTTGCGACGCTGACGCCCGATATGGCTGCGAAGGACAACCTCGGGCCACAAGACTTGGCCCAATTGAGTTGGGCACACAACATCGTGCTCCTTCAGATCAAAGACCTATCCACGCGCCTCTGGTATGCCCGGCAGACCCTGGAGCAGGGCTGGAGCCGAGACACGCTCACGGTGCAGATCAAACACCGGACGCACGAGCGCCAAGGCGTCGCCGTGACCAACTTCGCCAGCACATTGCCGGAGCCGCACGCCAGTCTCGCCCAGGGCCTACTGAAGGACCCATACCTCTTCGATTTTCTGACCCTGGAAGAGCCCTTCCACGAGCGCGAACTCGAAACCGGGTTGCTCGCTCATATCCAGAAATTTCTGATCGAACTCGGGCGCGGGTTTGCCTTCGTGGGTCGCCAATATCGATTGGAAGTCAGTGATCGCGAGTTTTACCTCGATCTGCTGTTCTACCACCTGCACCTGCGCTGCTTCATCGTAGTCGATCTCAAGAAAGGCGACTTCAAGCCCGAGTATGCCGGGAAGATGAACTTCTACTGTTCAGTCGTCGATGACCAACTCCGTCACCAACACGATGCCCCTACCATCGGTCTCATCCTCTGCCAGACCAAGGACCGCATCCTTGCCGAGTATGCGCTGCGCGACATCAATAAGCCTATTGGTGTTGCTGACTACGAACTGACGCGGGCACTGCCGGCGGCATTGGCTAGCACGTTGCCGAGCATTGAGGACATCGAGGCGGAACTCTTGCAAAGTATGAAGGATGAAGGTTGA
- a CDS encoding restriction endonuclease subunit S: MKADPTAPSSLILHTFFEHFDQFADAPNGVKRMRELVLRLTFSGGLIGKRPTDDGAPNGWERRTIESICESISSGFACSRSHQKPNGHVHLRTHNISTLGTLNFNLLVRIDPKMVDPQKASMRAGDILFNNTNSQELVGKTSLVDRDYDYGFSNHITRMRLKDGIFPGFVVFYLTLLRNSGYFARLCTRWINQAAVNTSTLKEQTIPLPPIAEQKRIVAKVDELMALCDRLEAQQQERETRHAALARASLARFADAPTQANLNGLFHDSFTIAPADLRKSILTLAVQGKLVARNQEDEEIRAVPMEELVGRKNLKNGLSLSPVEGSSDFVCLPLSAMKGSTIDCSFGKPIALTSERAEPYLVKPGDIFIIRGNGSKDRVGIAGMARSTPPNVLFPDLFIRVPLPPNKIDSDYFLIAWNSPVTREILEGLATTTSGIWKVNQGHISECEIPLPPLSEQRRIVAKVEQLMALVDQLEAQLAASRATAANLLDALVAELTTQEERMKD; this comes from the coding sequence ATGAAAGCCGATCCAACTGCCCCATCATCCCTCATCCTTCATACTTTCTTCGAGCATTTCGACCAGTTTGCCGACGCGCCCAACGGTGTAAAGAGGATGCGTGAACTGGTGCTTCGCCTTACGTTTTCTGGTGGACTTATCGGCAAGCGCCCAACTGACGACGGTGCGCCTAATGGCTGGGAGAGACGCACCATTGAATCGATTTGTGAGTCAATCTCGTCGGGTTTCGCGTGCTCAAGAAGTCATCAAAAGCCGAACGGTCACGTTCATCTTCGGACTCACAATATCTCCACTCTCGGAACGCTGAACTTCAACCTCTTGGTGCGAATCGATCCGAAAATGGTAGATCCGCAGAAAGCCTCGATGCGCGCGGGCGACATTCTATTCAACAACACCAACAGTCAGGAGCTTGTCGGAAAGACCAGCCTCGTGGACCGCGACTACGACTACGGCTTCAGCAATCACATCACCCGGATGCGTCTGAAGGACGGCATATTTCCCGGCTTCGTTGTCTTCTACCTTACGCTACTTCGCAACAGCGGTTACTTCGCACGTCTCTGTACCCGCTGGATCAATCAGGCGGCGGTCAATACCAGTACCTTGAAAGAACAAACGATCCCACTACCACCCATCGCCGAGCAGAAGCGGATCGTGGCGAAGGTGGATGAGTTGATGGCGTTATGTGATCGGTTGGAGGCGCAGCAGCAGGAACGGGAGACGCGGCACGCCGCGCTCGCCCGCGCGTCGCTGGCCCGCTTTGCCGACGCGCCGACTCAGGCGAACCTCAACGGCCTGTTCCATGACTCCTTTACCATCGCACCCGCAGACCTTCGCAAATCCATTCTCACCCTCGCGGTTCAGGGGAAACTCGTCGCACGAAACCAAGAAGATGAGGAAATACGAGCGGTGCCTATGGAAGAGCTTGTCGGGCGAAAGAATCTGAAGAATGGGCTCTCTTTGTCTCCCGTTGAGGGATCGTCAGATTTTGTGTGTCTTCCACTGTCTGCAATGAAAGGATCGACGATTGACTGTAGTTTCGGCAAGCCGATTGCTCTTACCTCTGAACGCGCAGAGCCCTATTTGGTAAAGCCAGGCGACATATTCATCATTCGCGGGAATGGCAGCAAAGATCGTGTTGGTATTGCAGGCATGGCCCGGTCAACTCCACCGAATGTGCTCTTTCCCGATCTTTTCATTCGTGTGCCACTTCCACCGAACAAGATTGACAGCGACTATTTCCTAATCGCATGGAACAGCCCTGTGACCCGCGAGATACTGGAGGGTCTCGCAACGACGACCTCAGGTATTTGGAAAGTAAATCAGGGACACATTTCAGAATGCGAAATTCCACTCCCCCCACTCTCCGAACAACGCCGGATCGTAGCCAAGGTGGAGCAACTAATGGCCTTGGTGGACCAGTTGGAAGCCCAACTCGCCGCCTCCCGCGCCACCGCCGCGAACCTCCTTGATGCCCTCGTCGCCGAACTGACCACTCAAGAAGAAAGGATGAAGGATTAA
- a CDS encoding helix-turn-helix domain-containing protein — translation MDIRPIRTEPDYEAALDEIASLMGDDPLLGTPEGDRLDVLTTLVQAYEAQHHPVPPPDPIEAIKFRMEQQGLTVADMKPYIGPPHRVYEVLARKRSLSLAMIRRLHRGLGIPAESLIGP, via the coding sequence ATGGATATTCGTCCGATCCGGACCGAACCTGATTACGAAGCGGCGCTGGACGAGATCGCGTCGCTGATGGGTGACGATCCGCTGCTGGGCACCCCGGAGGGGGACCGCTTGGACGTGCTGACCACCTTGGTACAGGCATACGAAGCGCAACATCATCCCGTGCCGCCACCCGATCCGATTGAGGCTATCAAGTTCCGGATGGAGCAGCAGGGCCTGACGGTGGCCGATATGAAACCCTATATCGGCCCGCCCCATCGGGTCTATGAAGTGCTGGCGCGCAAACGCTCGCTGAGTCTGGCGATGATTCGGCGATTACATCGGGGGCTAGGGATTCCGGCGGAAAGCCTGATTGGTCCCTGA
- a CDS encoding formylglycine-generating enzyme family protein — protein MSQNHNGKQPRAGDEWSDPASGMVFVWIPAGRFIMGSNTTHIAEYPAHEVEISHGFWLGKYPVTQAEWQRLMGANPSHFSQFGSDWPVEQVSWMDAQEFIRKLNARSRGLFRLPTEAEWEYACRAGHTGDYGFEGDKEKLPDYAWFNRFNDEDSQSTLGVGRKLPNDWGLYDMLGNVQEWVGDWYDNYTQDRWIDPAGPDSDTGGRITRGGGFRYGDSTIRSTLRDFVPEHFKGHDIGFRVLRQSDNALTALTPRRTSVPDPALAEIVTGPRPAPGSKPGKEWIEPVTGMAFLWVPPGRFLMGLEHSQDKIYRVNLTRGFWLGKHPVTEQQWRRLMPGRPGKGDPKTRHRGYPSSFDDYPINYLSWWDAKRYIDTMNRHCGGGFRFPTEAEWAFACRANPVSEGAFSPEAIKEMRSRMLWQERIRFLGWGQTKYFEELKARARWGYDELGTWPIGQRKPNDWGFHDMLGLVEEWVQDWYSEELPDNVTNPRGPEVAGTSWQKVLRGSYNRERMPTPSVRGSKGCSPYGSGGEGVGFRVAREC, from the coding sequence ATGAGTCAGAATCATAACGGAAAGCAGCCGCGGGCTGGAGACGAGTGGTCCGATCCGGCGAGCGGCATGGTGTTCGTTTGGATACCAGCGGGTCGGTTCATCATGGGCAGCAACACCACCCATATTGCCGAATATCCGGCTCATGAAGTCGAGATCAGTCATGGCTTCTGGCTCGGCAAGTACCCGGTCACACAGGCCGAATGGCAGCGGCTTATGGGAGCGAACCCCTCGCATTTCAGCCAATTCGGCAGCGACTGGCCCGTCGAGCAGGTGTCCTGGATGGACGCGCAGGAATTCATCCGGAAGTTGAACGCGCGTTCCCGCGGTCTCTTCCGCCTGCCGACCGAGGCCGAATGGGAATATGCTTGCCGTGCCGGACATACCGGCGATTATGGCTTCGAGGGCGACAAGGAGAAACTGCCCGATTACGCATGGTTCAATAGATTCAACGACGAAGACAGCCAGTCTACCCTGGGAGTCGGCCGTAAATTACCCAACGACTGGGGCTTATACGACATGCTCGGGAATGTCCAGGAATGGGTCGGCGATTGGTACGACAATTATACTCAAGATCGCTGGATCGACCCTGCCGGGCCGGACTCAGATACCGGGGGGCGCATTACTCGGGGGGGCGGCTTTCGTTATGGTGATTCGACTATCCGATCAACGCTGCGTGATTTCGTTCCAGAGCACTTCAAGGGGCATGATATTGGCTTCAGAGTCCTCCGCCAGTCGGATAATGCACTAACTGCACTCACTCCAAGGCGCACCAGCGTCCCCGATCCGGCACTCGCGGAGATTGTTACAGGACCGCGCCCGGCGCCGGGGAGCAAGCCGGGTAAGGAATGGATTGAGCCGGTCACCGGCATGGCATTCCTCTGGGTGCCGCCTGGACGCTTTCTTATGGGTCTGGAACACTCGCAGGACAAGATTTACCGCGTGAATTTGACCCGGGGGTTTTGGTTGGGTAAGCATCCCGTGACGGAGCAACAGTGGCGTCGCCTGATGCCGGGGCGCCCAGGTAAGGGCGACCCTAAGACTAGGCATCGTGGGTACCCCAGTTCGTTTGACGATTACCCGATTAACTATCTGAGCTGGTGGGATGCGAAGCGCTATATCGATACCATGAACCGCCATTGCGGGGGTGGCTTTCGTTTCCCGACGGAAGCAGAGTGGGCGTTTGCTTGCCGTGCGAACCCGGTCAGCGAGGGGGCGTTCTCGCCCGAAGCGATCAAAGAGATGCGATCAAGAATGCTCTGGCAGGAACGTATTCGGTTTCTCGGTTGGGGTCAGACCAAGTACTTTGAGGAACTGAAGGCGCGCGCACGCTGGGGCTACGACGAGTTGGGGACTTGGCCGATCGGGCAGCGTAAGCCGAACGACTGGGGTTTTCATGATATGCTCGGCTTGGTCGAAGAATGGGTCCAGGATTGGTATAGTGAGGAACTGCCGGACAACGTGACCAATCCAAGGGGTCCGGAAGTCGCAGGTACATCTTGGCAAAAAGTCTTGCGCGGATCTTACAATAGAGAGCGAATGCCGACCCCGTCGGTACGCGGGAGTAAAGGCTGTTCGCCTTATGGCAGTGGGGGAGAAGGTGTTGGCTTCCGCGTAGCGAGAGAGTGTTAG
- a CDS encoding UPF0175 family protein — MLAITVEIPDDLAANFDTPEAIRRTLFEDFVIEQRQRGAISLGKAAELLGLSYPELLDLLGGKGLSPINASPQDLDESYRRFVELMDKA; from the coding sequence ATGCTTGCGATTACCGTCGAAATCCCAGATGACCTTGCGGCCAATTTCGACACCCCCGAGGCCATCCGGCGAACGCTGTTCGAGGATTTCGTCATCGAGCAGCGCCAACGCGGCGCAATCAGCCTGGGCAAGGCGGCGGAGTTGTTGGGTCTGAGCTACCCCGAACTCTTGGACCTGCTCGGCGGCAAAGGGCTCAGCCCAATCAACGCAAGCCCTCAAGACCTGGACGAGAGCTATCGTCGATTTGTTGAGCTGATGGACAAGGCATGA